The Acidobacteriota bacterium genome has a segment encoding these proteins:
- a CDS encoding prepilin peptidase has product MLAAAVAFAFGAVWGSFVNVCIHRIPHGLSLVRPPSRCPYCLARIAPYDNVPVLSYLWLRGRCRRCRMRISPLYPFVEAAMGAAVAALYLRHGLGWSFFYGAAFVGLLLALAFIDWRHFLLPDSVTLSGAAFGLAGAAWAENHSFLQALLGAALGAGLTLVMYGAYYLLRRREGLGLGDVKMMLLVGAFLGPKGALWTLFFASAAGLLYAAWLAVRRRATWRTALPYGTFLSLGALVQFFAGGRIEAWYWSKSLELIKYLF; this is encoded by the coding sequence GTGCTCGCCGCTGCCGTAGCGTTCGCGTTCGGGGCGGTCTGGGGAAGTTTCGTCAACGTCTGCATCCACCGCATTCCCCATGGCCTCTCCCTGGTTCGCCCTCCCTCCCGCTGTCCGTACTGCCTGGCGCGCATCGCCCCCTACGACAACGTGCCCGTGCTGTCGTATCTCTGGCTGCGCGGACGATGCCGCCGCTGCCGCATGCGCATCTCGCCCCTGTACCCCTTCGTGGAGGCCGCCATGGGGGCGGCCGTCGCGGCGCTCTACCTGCGGCACGGCCTGGGGTGGTCGTTTTTCTACGGCGCGGCTTTCGTGGGCCTCCTGCTCGCGCTGGCCTTCATCGACTGGCGGCACTTCCTCCTGCCAGACAGCGTAACGCTTTCGGGCGCCGCGTTCGGCCTCGCCGGCGCCGCGTGGGCGGAGAACCACTCCTTTCTCCAAGCGCTTCTGGGCGCCGCCCTCGGCGCGGGGCTCACGCTCGTCATGTACGGCGCCTACTATCTTCTGCGCCGGCGCGAGGGGCTGGGCCTCGGGGACGTGAAGATGATGCTCCTGGTGGGGGCATTCCTCGGCCCGAAGGGAGCGCTCTGGACGCTCTTTTTCGCCTCGGCCGCGGGACTCCTCTACGCCGCATGGCTCGCCGTCCGCCGTCGCGCCACGTGGCGGACGGCGCTCCCGTACGGAACGTTCCTTTCCCTCGGCGCGCTCGTTCAGTTTTTCGCGGGCGGACGGATCGAGGCGTGGTACTGGAGCAAGAGTCTCGAGCTGATTAAGTATTTGTTCTGA
- a CDS encoding ABC transporter ATP-binding protein: MEIALRLEDVHKALGRGFLPRKRPVLKGVSFDVHEGEIFGFLGPNGSGKTTTIKTALNLLRLDRGRIELFGVPHTRPSARRRIGFLPENPYFYDYLTGLEFLKFYGALAGLSAPERRARSGELLERIGLADAASLALRKYSRGMLQRVGLAQALIADPDLLLLDEPLAGLDPFGRKDVRDLLVELRDRGKTVFFSSHILADAEMLCDRVGILRDGRVECVAMRDLAQQVPEQRYEIVCRGIKREALKDFTVALEKDGAHMVHARDAKEKDKLLALVALNGGTVESVVPQKPSLEALLVKLFERPAREDAGAPALRSEASAEDGDGPAT, translated from the coding sequence ATGGAAATCGCGCTTCGGCTCGAAGACGTGCACAAGGCGCTCGGGCGAGGGTTCCTGCCCCGCAAGCGCCCGGTGCTCAAGGGGGTGTCCTTCGACGTTCATGAAGGGGAAATTTTCGGATTCCTGGGGCCGAACGGCTCCGGAAAAACCACGACGATAAAGACCGCCCTGAACCTCCTTCGCCTCGACCGGGGGCGCATCGAGCTGTTCGGCGTGCCGCACACGAGACCGTCCGCGCGGCGCCGGATCGGATTCCTTCCGGAGAACCCGTACTTCTACGATTACCTAACGGGGCTGGAATTTTTGAAATTCTACGGCGCGCTCGCGGGCCTTTCCGCCCCGGAGCGCCGCGCGCGGAGCGGCGAGCTGCTGGAGCGCATCGGCCTCGCGGACGCCGCGTCCCTCGCGCTGCGCAAGTATTCGCGCGGCATGCTCCAGCGCGTCGGCCTCGCGCAGGCGCTCATCGCCGACCCCGACCTGCTCCTCCTGGACGAGCCGCTCGCGGGCCTCGACCCTTTCGGGCGAAAGGACGTGCGCGACCTCCTCGTGGAGCTCCGGGACCGCGGCAAGACCGTCTTCTTCAGCAGCCACATCTTGGCCGACGCCGAGATGCTCTGCGACCGCGTGGGGATCTTGCGCGACGGCCGCGTGGAGTGCGTCGCCATGCGAGACCTGGCGCAGCAGGTTCCGGAGCAACGGTACGAGATCGTCTGCCGCGGCATCAAGCGCGAAGCGCTCAAGGATTTCACCGTGGCGCTCGAGAAGGACGGGGCGCACATGGTGCACGCCCGCGACGCGAAGGAGAAAGACAAACTGCTCGCGCTCGTGGCCCTAAACGGCGGAACCGTGGAAAGCGTCGTTCCCCAGAAGCCTTCGCTCGAAGCACTCCTCGTTAAGCTGTTTGAGCGTCCGGCCCGGGAGGACGCCGGGGCGCCAGCCCTCCGAAGCGAGGCCTCCGCGGAGGATGGAGACGGGCCGGCGACATGA
- a CDS encoding FAD-dependent oxidoreductase encodes MSRFHADVLVLGGGLTGLATAYFLRGRRECVVCERESAPGGLARSVRCGKFTFDLTGHLLHMRRPENRALVKRLLRGNWVHVERRSSVFSHGALTPYPFQANLHGLPPEVVRECLLSFVGARQAKRSPEAPKKKSFKAWARETFGDGIARHFMIPYNEKLWRTDLDALTADWVSWSVPRPSLEDVVRGALGIGKKQFGYNPTFLYPREGGVGAFSTALARRVDGLRLGACVRAIDLRRRKVRFANGDTATYNCLVSTMPLPRLVGRACGVPQALQRLGGKLRFVNVLNFNLGLRGKKRCESHWVYFPEKEFVFYRVGFPSNFAPALAPRGHSTAYVEVSYRSGERPRVRDLYRRVVEGLKRWGAVKREGDIAMVDARRIEPAYVLFDGARREAVERLRAFFDKHGVASLGRYGQWDYLSMEDSLNAGRAAAERLAK; translated from the coding sequence GTGAGTCGCTTCCACGCGGACGTTCTGGTGCTGGGCGGAGGCCTGACGGGTCTCGCCACGGCCTACTTTCTTCGGGGCCGCAGGGAGTGCGTCGTCTGCGAACGTGAGTCCGCGCCCGGCGGGCTCGCCCGCTCCGTCCGGTGCGGGAAGTTCACGTTCGATCTGACGGGCCACCTTCTTCACATGCGGCGCCCGGAGAACCGCGCGCTGGTCAAACGCCTTCTGCGCGGCAACTGGGTCCATGTGGAGCGGCGCTCGAGCGTCTTCTCGCACGGCGCGCTCACGCCGTACCCGTTTCAGGCCAACCTGCACGGGCTTCCGCCCGAGGTCGTGCGGGAGTGCCTTCTCTCGTTCGTCGGGGCCCGGCAGGCGAAGCGAAGCCCCGAGGCACCCAAGAAGAAATCGTTCAAGGCATGGGCGAGGGAAACCTTCGGCGATGGCATCGCGCGGCACTTCATGATTCCCTACAACGAAAAGCTCTGGCGCACGGACCTCGACGCGCTCACGGCCGACTGGGTTTCGTGGAGCGTTCCGCGGCCGTCGCTCGAGGACGTGGTGCGCGGGGCGCTCGGGATCGGTAAAAAGCAGTTCGGCTACAACCCGACGTTTCTCTACCCCCGGGAGGGCGGCGTCGGCGCCTTCAGCACGGCGCTGGCCCGCCGGGTCGACGGGCTGCGCCTGGGCGCCTGCGTGCGCGCGATCGACCTTCGACGGAGGAAGGTGCGGTTTGCAAACGGTGATACAGCCACGTATAATTGCTTGGTGAGCACCATGCCCCTGCCGCGGCTCGTGGGCAGGGCGTGCGGCGTGCCCCAGGCGCTTCAGCGGCTCGGGGGAAAATTGCGGTTCGTCAACGTGCTCAACTTTAATCTCGGGTTGCGCGGAAAGAAGCGCTGCGAGAGCCATTGGGTGTATTTTCCTGAAAAGGAATTCGTGTTTTATCGGGTAGGCTTTCCCTCGAACTTCGCCCCCGCGCTCGCCCCCCGGGGACACTCGACCGCGTACGTCGAGGTGTCGTACCGTTCCGGCGAGCGCCCTCGCGTTCGGGACCTTTACCGGCGCGTGGTCGAAGGGCTAAAGCGGTGGGGCGCGGTGAAGCGGGAAGGCGACATCGCCATGGTGGACGCGCGGCGCATCGAGCCCGCGTACGTGCTCTTCGACGGCGCGCGCCGGGAGGCGGTCGAGCGCCTGCGCGCTTTTTTCGACAAGCACGGCGTGGCCTCGCTCGGGCGCTACGGGC
- the trxB gene encoding thioredoxin-disulfide reductase, with product MAENARNVVIIGSGPAGLTAAVYTSRASLEPVVVHGNEPGGQLMITTDVENFPGFPEGILGPELMNLMTRQAERFGTEFLTDRVEAVELGAQPFEVATDGGRALRAKTLIVASGASTRWLGLESEAKYRGRGVSSCATCDGAFFKGRELIVVGGGDSALEEALFLTRFASKVTVVHRRDRLRASKIMQDRAFKNDKIDFVWDSEVREILGDGKRVTGVRLSNKKTKETTEVSCGGVFVAVGHAPNTDIFKGQLEMDAKGYLVTRPDSTATNVEGVYACGDVQDHVFRQAVTAAGTGCMAAIEAERYLEAKEAQQGA from the coding sequence ATGGCGGAAAACGCGAGGAACGTCGTCATCATCGGCTCCGGCCCGGCCGGACTGACCGCCGCCGTGTACACCTCACGCGCCAGCCTGGAGCCGGTCGTGGTCCACGGGAACGAGCCCGGCGGCCAGCTCATGATAACTACCGACGTGGAGAATTTTCCCGGCTTTCCGGAGGGAATTCTCGGCCCCGAGCTCATGAACCTCATGACGAGGCAGGCCGAGCGCTTCGGCACGGAATTCCTGACGGACCGCGTCGAGGCCGTGGAGCTCGGCGCGCAGCCCTTCGAGGTCGCCACGGACGGCGGCCGGGCGCTCCGCGCGAAGACGCTCATCGTCGCCTCCGGCGCCTCCACCAGGTGGCTCGGGCTCGAGTCGGAGGCGAAGTACCGGGGCCGGGGCGTCTCGAGCTGCGCAACGTGCGACGGGGCCTTCTTCAAGGGCCGGGAATTAATCGTCGTGGGCGGGGGCGACTCGGCGCTGGAGGAGGCGCTTTTTCTCACCCGGTTCGCGTCCAAGGTCACGGTCGTGCACCGGCGAGACCGGCTGAGGGCGAGTAAAATTATGCAGGACCGCGCCTTCAAGAACGACAAGATCGACTTCGTCTGGGATTCCGAAGTGCGGGAAATCCTGGGGGACGGAAAGCGGGTGACCGGCGTCCGCCTGAGTAACAAGAAAACGAAGGAGACGACGGAAGTCTCCTGCGGGGGGGTGTTCGTCGCCGTCGGCCACGCGCCGAACACCGACATCTTCAAGGGGCAGCTCGAGATGGACGCCAAAGGCTACCTCGTCACGAGGCCCGACTCGACCGCGACGAACGTCGAGGGCGTCTACGCCTGCGGGGACGTCCAGGACCACGTGTTCCGGCAGGCCGTCACCGCGGCCGGCACGGGCTGCATGGCCGCCATAGAGGCCGAGCGATACCTCGAAGCGAAAGAGGCGCAGCAGGGCGCATGA
- a CDS encoding ABC transporter permease subunit gives MKIYAIALNTFREAVRHRILYLLFLFAAGLIASARVLGELTVGDKLKIMADVGLSGISLSAAMIGLFLGIGLVSREMERRTIHVVLAKPIARAYFLFGKALGLAVTILVVVVFLGLELLAVLYAFSGEWKWILMESAFLAFFEALVILAFSVVFSTFTTPILAAFYTLAFYIIGHLSWTFRMLANRAVDEGLQSFWYAVYLVLPNLERFNVRAELVHGVPVDIRYGVVLPALYGVLYALFLLLAASVIFERKDMT, from the coding sequence ATGAAGATCTACGCTATCGCCCTGAACACGTTTCGCGAGGCGGTCCGCCACCGGATCCTCTATCTTTTGTTTCTGTTTGCGGCGGGACTCATCGCCTCGGCGCGCGTCCTGGGGGAACTCACGGTCGGCGACAAGCTGAAAATCATGGCCGACGTCGGTCTTTCCGGAATCTCGCTCTCGGCCGCCATGATCGGGCTTTTTCTGGGCATCGGGCTGGTTTCACGCGAGATGGAGCGCCGCACGATCCATGTCGTCCTCGCCAAGCCCATCGCCCGTGCCTATTTCCTTTTCGGAAAAGCGCTCGGCCTCGCCGTGACCATCCTGGTCGTCGTGGTTTTCCTGGGATTGGAGCTTCTCGCGGTGCTCTACGCCTTCTCGGGCGAGTGGAAGTGGATTCTCATGGAAAGCGCCTTCCTAGCGTTCTTCGAGGCACTCGTGATACTCGCGTTTTCAGTCGTGTTCTCCACCTTCACCACGCCCATCCTCGCCGCGTTCTACACGCTCGCCTTCTACATCATCGGGCACCTCTCGTGGACGTTCCGGATGCTCGCCAACCGTGCCGTGGACGAGGGCTTGCAATCGTTCTGGTACGCGGTTTATCTCGTGCTTCCGAACCTGGAGCGCTTCAACGTCCGTGCGGAGCTCGTGCACGGCGTCCCGGTGGATATTCGGTACGGGGTGGTGCTTCCGGCCCTCTACGGCGTCCTGTACGCGCTCTTTCTGCTCCTTGCGGCGAGCGTCATCTTCGAGCGGAAGGACATGACATGA
- a CDS encoding tetratricopeptide repeat protein, with protein MKSRRFIVFLAVAVVVLAVAVAVAVAVWRPWRSPAGSPADASAESRSPERRNLILVTLDTTRADRLGCYGYERGETPALDRLAEQGVTFDAAYAPTPITLPSHATLLTGLYPVFHGVHNNGSYELLKGYRTLAEIFRENGWRTGAFISAFVLHSRYGMAQGFEAFGDNLLNGYPKINSLEIRSRSAQKTLDEAFLWLKDVRKERFFLWIHFFDPHRPYRAPAQFEKKFSRDPYDGQIAYMDSVIGEMLARLERWRILRDTLVVAVGDHGESLGEHKEGSHAFFIYNATMLVPLIFSQPGVLPSGKRFAQSMSLTDVAPTLLEYFDITPSGKMQGESVLAAMEGREPLRDRAALLESVFPYESYHWAPLAGLALGTEKYIEAPVPEYYDLARDPGETRNRWSEEPEKQARLVRRYREEREKYLPEGGEPEFSRREMSSEEMEVLKSLGYVFGEGGGEGGELRDPKDAIEILERLKILENMIANKDHPLAQKDLEEIVQLDPGNYQALYLLGQVYEKQKRWDEAVALFRKAYSIKPTKGLARVGIGRYYLNRGDLKRAKEEFLAAAQDMHCPDAHLDLAFVYLREGDMDGAIATLKRAKELFPYNEKMYNNLGLIYVKKGLRDLAREQFKLAMSIRENYERARTNLKLLDGGVSEVADPTME; from the coding sequence TTGAAATCCCGCCGATTTATCGTTTTCCTCGCGGTGGCCGTGGTAGTTCTGGCGGTGGCGGTGGCGGTGGCGGTCGCGGTGTGGCGGCCGTGGCGCTCGCCCGCCGGCTCACCGGCCGACGCCTCGGCTGAAAGCCGGTCCCCGGAGAGGCGGAACCTTATCCTCGTCACGCTCGACACCACGCGCGCCGACCGCTTGGGGTGCTACGGCTACGAGAGGGGGGAGACGCCCGCCCTGGACCGCCTCGCGGAGCAGGGGGTCACCTTCGACGCGGCCTACGCCCCCACGCCCATCACGCTTCCCTCCCACGCCACGCTGCTCACGGGCCTTTACCCCGTCTTTCACGGCGTCCACAACAACGGCAGCTACGAGCTTCTCAAGGGGTACCGCACGCTCGCGGAGATCTTTCGCGAGAACGGGTGGCGGACCGGCGCGTTCATCTCGGCCTTCGTGCTCCATTCGCGCTACGGCATGGCGCAGGGCTTCGAGGCGTTCGGCGACAACCTCCTGAACGGCTACCCGAAGATCAACTCCCTGGAGATCCGGAGCCGCTCGGCGCAGAAGACCCTGGACGAGGCTTTCCTTTGGCTCAAGGACGTGCGCAAGGAGAGGTTCTTTCTCTGGATTCACTTTTTCGACCCCCACCGCCCCTACCGCGCCCCGGCCCAGTTCGAGAAAAAATTTTCGAGGGATCCCTACGACGGGCAGATTGCCTACATGGATAGCGTCATCGGGGAGATGCTCGCGCGCCTTGAGCGCTGGCGGATTCTCCGGGACACGCTCGTGGTCGCCGTCGGCGACCACGGCGAGAGCCTCGGCGAGCACAAAGAGGGAAGCCACGCCTTCTTCATCTATAACGCCACGATGCTGGTACCGCTCATCTTCTCGCAGCCGGGCGTCCTGCCTTCGGGAAAGCGCTTCGCGCAGTCGATGAGCCTGACGGACGTCGCGCCCACGCTCCTCGAGTACTTCGACATTACCCCTTCGGGCAAGATGCAGGGGGAGTCGGTTCTCGCGGCGATGGAGGGGCGCGAGCCCCTGCGTGACCGGGCCGCCCTGCTCGAATCGGTCTTTCCCTACGAGAGCTACCACTGGGCGCCCCTGGCGGGGCTTGCGCTCGGGACCGAGAAGTACATCGAGGCGCCCGTGCCGGAGTACTACGACCTGGCGCGCGACCCCGGGGAGACGCGCAACCGGTGGAGCGAGGAGCCGGAGAAGCAGGCGCGGCTGGTCAGGCGCTACAGGGAGGAGAGAGAGAAATACCTTCCCGAGGGCGGCGAGCCCGAGTTCTCGCGCCGCGAGATGAGCAGCGAGGAAATGGAGGTTCTCAAAAGTCTCGGCTACGTCTTCGGCGAGGGCGGCGGCGAGGGCGGCGAGCTCCGGGACCCGAAGGACGCCATCGAGATCCTGGAGCGCCTCAAAATTCTCGAGAACATGATCGCGAACAAGGATCACCCCCTCGCGCAGAAGGATCTCGAAGAGATCGTGCAGCTCGACCCCGGCAACTACCAGGCACTCTACCTTCTGGGGCAGGTGTACGAGAAGCAGAAGCGCTGGGACGAGGCGGTCGCGCTCTTTCGGAAAGCCTACAGCATCAAACCGACCAAGGGCCTCGCGCGGGTCGGAATCGGACGCTACTACCTGAACCGGGGCGACCTGAAGAGGGCCAAGGAGGAATTCCTCGCGGCCGCGCAGGATATGCACTGCCCGGACGCCCACCTGGACCTGGCGTTCGTGTATTTGAGGGAAGGGGACATGGACGGCGCCATCGCGACCCTCAAGAGGGCCAAGGAGCTTTTTCCCTACAACGAGAAGATGTACAACAACCTGGGGCTGATCTACGTGAAGAAGGGCCTCCGGGACCTCGCGCGCGAGCAGTTCAAGCTGGCGATGTCGATCCGGGAGAACTACGAGCGCGCACGTACGAACCTGAAGCTACTCGACGGCGGCGTGAGCGAGGTGGCCGATCCGACGATGGAGTAA